One window of the Taeniopygia guttata chromosome W, bTaeGut7.mat, whole genome shotgun sequence genome contains the following:
- the LOC116806879 gene encoding E3 ubiquitin-protein ligase KCMF1 isoform X4 — protein MSRHEDLYYGGEAFSVEQPQSFTCPYCGKMGYTEISLQEHVASEHAETSTEVICPICAALPGGDPNHVTDDFAAHLTLEHRASRDLDESSGVRHVRRMFHPGRGLGGPRARRSNMHFTSSSSGGLSSSQSSYSPSNRETMDPIAELLSQLSGVRRSAGQLNSSGPSASQLQQLQMQLQLERQHAQAARQQLETARNATRRTNTSSIPTTLTQSIAATNTSNTENNHQTIQNSQFLLMRLNDPKMSEAERQSKESEQADHSLFVQELLLSTLMQEESSSSDEDERGEIADFGAMGCVDIMPLDVALENLNLKENNKGNEPPL, from the exons ATTTGTATTATGGTGGAGAAGCTTTCTCTGTAGAGCAGCCACAGTCCTTTACTTGTCCTTATTGTGGAAAGATGGGTTATACAGAAATATCTCTTCAGGAACATGTTGCTTCTGAACATGCAGAAACATCAACAGAGGTG ATCTGTCCAATATGTGCAGCATTACCTGGAGGGGATCCTAATCATGTCACAGATGACTTTGCAGCTCATCTTACACTGGAACACAGAGCTTCTAGAGATTTA GATGAATCTAGTGGCGTTCGGCACGTACGTAGAATGTTTCATCCAGGCCGAGGTTTGGGAGGCCCCCGTGCACGTAGATCAAACATGCACTTTACTAGCAGTTCCAGTGGTGGGCTTTCATCTTCTCAGAGTTCATATTCTCCAAGCAATAGAGAAACCATGGATCCTATAGCTG AGCTTTTATCTCAGTTATCAGGCGTGAGACGTTCTGCAGGACAGCTCAATTCTTCTGGCCCTTCTGCTTCTCAGTTACAGCAGCTGCAGATGCAACTGCAGTTGGAAAGACAGCATGCACAGGCAGCAAGACAACAACTGGAAACTGCACGCAATGCCACTAGACGCACTAACACAAGCAGCATACCCACCACTCTTACACAATCTATAGCAGCAACCAATACATCTAACACAGAAAACAATCATCAGACTATACAGAATTCCCAGTTTCTTCTTATGAG GTTGAATGATCCTAAGATGTCAGAAGCAGAGCGTCAATCAAAAGAAAGCGAACAGGCAGATCACAGCTTGTTTGTTCAAGAGCTTCTACTGTCCACTTTGATGCAGGAAGAAAGTTCCTCCTCAGATGAGGATGAACGGGGAGAGATTGCTGATTTTGGTGCTATGGGCTGTGTAGATATTATGCCTCTAGATGTTGCTTTAGAAAACCTaaatttaaaagagaataaTAAAGGAAATGAGCCTCCTCTTTGA
- the LOC116806879 gene encoding E3 ubiquitin-protein ligase KCMF1 isoform X3 has translation MQCILTRVDFDLYYGGEAFSVEQPQSFTCPYCGKMGYTEISLQEHVASEHAETSTEVICPICAALPGGDPNHVTDDFAAHLTLEHRASRDLDESSGVRHVRRMFHPGRGLGGPRARRSNMHFTSSSSGGLSSSQSSYSPSNRETMDPIAELLSQLSGVRRSAGQLNSSGPSASQLQQLQMQLQLERQHAQAARQQLETARNATRRTNTSSIPTTLTQSIAATNTSNTENNHQTIQNSQFLLMRLNDPKMSEAERQSKESEQADHSLFVQELLLSTLMQEESSSSDEDERGEIADFGAMGCVDIMPLDVALENLNLKENNKGNEPPL, from the exons ATTTGTATTATGGTGGAGAAGCTTTCTCTGTAGAGCAGCCACAGTCCTTTACTTGTCCTTATTGTGGAAAGATGGGTTATACAGAAATATCTCTTCAGGAACATGTTGCTTCTGAACATGCAGAAACATCAACAGAGGTG ATCTGTCCAATATGTGCAGCATTACCTGGAGGGGATCCTAATCATGTCACAGATGACTTTGCAGCTCATCTTACACTGGAACACAGAGCTTCTAGAGATTTA GATGAATCTAGTGGCGTTCGGCACGTACGTAGAATGTTTCATCCAGGCCGAGGTTTGGGAGGCCCCCGTGCACGTAGATCAAACATGCACTTTACTAGCAGTTCCAGTGGTGGGCTTTCATCTTCTCAGAGTTCATATTCTCCAAGCAATAGAGAAACCATGGATCCTATAGCTG AGCTTTTATCTCAGTTATCAGGCGTGAGACGTTCTGCAGGACAGCTCAATTCTTCTGGCCCTTCTGCTTCTCAGTTACAGCAGCTGCAGATGCAACTGCAGTTGGAAAGACAGCATGCACAGGCAGCAAGACAACAACTGGAAACTGCACGCAATGCCACTAGACGCACTAACACAAGCAGCATACCCACCACTCTTACACAATCTATAGCAGCAACCAATACATCTAACACAGAAAACAATCATCAGACTATACAGAATTCCCAGTTTCTTCTTATGAG GTTGAATGATCCTAAGATGTCAGAAGCAGAGCGTCAATCAAAAGAAAGCGAACAGGCAGATCACAGCTTGTTTGTTCAAGAGCTTCTACTGTCCACTTTGATGCAGGAAGAAAGTTCCTCCTCAGATGAGGATGAACGGGGAGAGATTGCTGATTTTGGTGCTATGGGCTGTGTAGATATTATGCCTCTAGATGTTGCTTTAGAAAACCTaaatttaaaagagaataaTAAAGGAAATGAGCCTCCTCTTTGA